From a single Scylla paramamosain isolate STU-SP2022 chromosome 28, ASM3559412v1, whole genome shotgun sequence genomic region:
- the LOC135114689 gene encoding anillin-like isoform X7 — MTDPFVQRMMARSHARRAAVAQTLGDKENVSMSDSTRTRLKHLSALHSGNSSEALSPLQPSVDNIEPPRTALAPKKPDISPDRNSRMEPEDMEMHHPVKIREKQGPSSPHKPRLTSLAKRCQEINNWDDDYSYHSSSHGSQEAQGFTPSDSRSKLYYDFKKEQQKNATEGSPSKPFSTTRIPSPPASPSKVRSISLAELIRSNSPQKSSQVTKQESSAACLPVTQTSNTCLLPPPPPPVVVSCLPKSPVSSPSRLFARVSSPESKIKERRRDVSPSKVGEMRSRWEQHIRQASPERTDRSRSPRKIESPKKVISPVKSQQMTSTSNTEIASQHAPVNHQSPPKSPEKYNQSGFKHFTSEHKRWREVSPQKPGPVGEVVKGEAPMPQAVPLVDQPFSSSVRERAAAFDSAKKQEPQKDPAEMSVQERLAIFSKKQGGALVPKAPFGQPVPAKALQIGGGGNQEVGSRSSVAHSQPVQRPPKRMASEAASTFEHHGPVTQKNDKHISDDKKSVTNFEQQRKTFEHIEDNWQDNDISSKVRAERQQEMEVLLNRFKKPKQMPKSNFSENKHQSLNEKPRYHMESESEYLESDESIGESSTSEDSSQDNMPGPPKPPRLYRDQIPEAPPLQDATAKHTQLPPPKVRQSPKKEFVPKMKPGCIYPSLSDIESHSEAPDSQDEDVKDSSFAESVLTCTSMESLGQKIQKAANTGSRRPLSMIEESAYSQTCVNRAMSESTLEALDAIDDAIDEALDDDLSPTPPKRQCSQGNVSQNVYKTPKINDTPPSHNTEEQDVTLAHSISMYRKQKPDVTCTPVRQIIRRPDLHSPSPEPVSPSVTVSARIKELQEEVSEQQRVIAQASNAVSVVLKRPEQQGTPQHVEAEKLLLLSSQKRQSALNEIQRLKAEGALGQQSWAGEDTCMGSISISNITVPLKHEFLQRGMKGDDLYHLMVLVKHREQVISSQLMTTPECVVEGAVTFPNLMALHHLTSDFNITLEVYALCTQEPRQMNMKKEQSRMKLTPLKKLHKHESRTASPSVQSPGGPFAVRMSSFQLVGFTHLNICTLTRNAWTLEKVPYSSPLDGHLLMHVNCSFEGGITERGFLTMFEDVGGYGAWNRRWCVLSGMHLRFWRYPDDETRKEASGKLDLRSCTTRHIELVSRDVCARQHTFQLTLLRPAHPGDATNLVQEVKGSSVVTKMLLSADSKEERMVWCNKLNKALANIRAWDPDAMQPQDYQV; from the exons AGGATGATGGCCCGAAGCCACGCGCGGCGGGCAGCGGTGGCCCAAACATTGGGAGACAAGGAAAATGTGTCTATGTCAGATTCTACTCGTACCAGGTTGAAGCATCTCAGTGCTCTACACTCAG GTAACTCCAGTGAGGCTCTTAGTCCACTTCAGCCATCTGTTGATAACATTGAGCCTCCTAGAACTGCCTTGGCCCCCAAAAAACCTGACATCAGTCCAGACAGGAACTCAAGAATGGAGCCAGAAGATATGGAAATGCATCACCCAGTCAAAATCAGAGAGAAGCAAggcccctcttcccctcataaGCCAAGACTGACCTCTCTGGCTAAGAGGtgtcaagaaataaataattggGATGATGACTACTCTTATCATTCATCTAGTCATGGCTCTCAG GAAGCCCAAGGTTTTACCCCAAGTGACTCTCGGTCAAAACTCTACTATGATTTTAAGAAAGAGCAACAGAAAAATGCAACTGAAGGAAGTCCATCCAAGCCTTTCTCAACAACAAGgattccttcacctcctgccaGTCCTTCTAAGGTGAGAAGCATAAGTCTTGCAGAACTTATAAGAAGCAACAGTCCACAAAAATCCAGCCAAGTAACAAAGCAAGAAAGTTCAgctgcctgcttgcctgtcaCTCAAACATCTAACACTTGCTTgctgccaccgccgccacctcctGTGGTTGTGTCATGTCTGCCCAAAAGTCCAGTGTCAAGTCCTTCTCGCCTCTTTGCTCGTGTATCCAGTCCTGAATCCAAGATTAAG GAACGAAGACGAGATGTTAGCCCATCCAAAGTGGGAGAGATGAGGAGTCGCTGGGAGCAACACATTCGACAGGCTTCTCCAGAACGAACTGACCGGTCTCGTAGCCCAAGAAAAATTGAGAGCCCAAAGAAGGTTATTTCGCCTGTGAAAAGCCAACAAATGACCTCTACTAGCAACACTGAAATCGCTTCCCAGCATGCACCTGTGAACCACCAAAGTCCACCAAAGAGCCCTGAAAA gtaCAACCAGAGTGGATTTAAACATTTCACATCTGAGCACAAGCGTTGGCGAGAAGTAAGTCCACAGAAACCTGGGCCGGTTGGAGAAGTGGTGAAAGGAGAAGCTCCCATGCCCCAAGCTGTGCCTCTTGTAGACCAaccattctcttcttcagttagagagagagcTGCAGCTTTTGACAGTGCAA AAAAGCAAGAACCCCAGAAGGATCCAGCAGAGATGAGTGTGCAGGAACGTCTTGCCATCTTCAGCAAGAAGCAAGGTGGAGCTCTGGTCCCTAAGGCTCCATTTGGCCAGCCAGTTCCAGCTAAG GCTCTCcaaattggtggtggtgggaaccAAGAAGTAGGCAGTCGCTCCTCTGTGGCTCATTCCCAGCCTGTGCAAAGACCACCCAAGAGGATGGCATCAGAAGCTGCCTCTACATTTGAACACCATGGACCTGTGACCCAGAAGA ATGACAAGCACATATCTGATGATAAGAAAAGTGTCACTAACTTTGAGCAACAAAGGAAGACCTTTGAACACATCGAAGACAATTGGCAGGACAATGACATTTCCTCAAAAGTGCGAGCTGAACGGCAGCAGGAGATGGAAGTTCTGCTAAACAGGTTCAAGAAGCCAAAGCAAATGCCCAAATCAAACTTCAGTGAAAACAAACATCAGTCATTaa ATGAGAAGCCAAGATACCACATGGAGTCTGAATCAGAGTACTTGGAGAGTGATGAATCAATTGGCGAGTCATCCACCTCTGAGGACTCTTCCCAGGACAACATGCCTGGACCCCCCAAACCTCCTCGCCTCTACAGGGACCAAATCCCAGAAGCCCCACCCCTTCAGGATGCTACTGCCAAACACACCCAGTTACCCCCACCAA AAGTTCGTCAATCTCCAAAGAAAGAATTTGTACCAAAGATGAAACCTGGTTGCATCTATCCTTCATTGTCAGACATTGAGTCCCACTCTGAGGCTCCAGACAGTCAGGATGAAGATGTCAAAGATTCTAG TTTTGCAGAGAGTGTGCTAACATGTACTTCTATGGAGAGTCTGGGACAGAAAATCCAGAAAGCTGCAAACACTGGATCCAGAAGGCCACTGTCCATGATTGAAGAAAGTGCATACTCTCAGACCTGT GTAAATCGTGCCATGTCTGAAAGCACTTTGGAGGCTCTTGATGCCATTGATGATGCTATTGATGAAGCCCTGGATGACGATCTGTCACCCACACCACCAAAGAGACAGTGCTCACAGGGCAACGTG TCCCAGAATGTTTACAAGACTCCAAAGATCAATGACACGCCTCCCAGTCACAACACAGAGGAACAGGATGTTACTCTTGCCCACTCTATCTCCATGTACAGGAAGCAGAAGCCA GATGTAACCTGCACTCCAGTACGACAGATAATTCGTCGGCCAGATCTGCACTCACCTTCCCCAGAGCCTGTTAGTCCATCAGTAACTGTGAGTGCCCGCATCAaggagctgcaggaggag GTGTCAGAGCAGCAGCGTGTGATAGCTCAGGCATCTAATGCGGTGTCAGTAGTTCTTAAACGGCCTGAGCAGCAGGGCACCCCACAGCATGTTGAGGCTGAGAAGCTCCTGCTCTTGTCCAGCCAGAAAAGACAGTCAGCACTAAATGAAATCCAG agACTAAAAGCTGAAGGAGCTTTGGGTCAACAGAGTTGGGCAGGCGAAGACACCTGTATGGGATCAATCAGCATTAGCAACATAACAGTTCCACTTAAACATGAGTTTCTccaaagaggaatgaaag GTGATGACTTGTATCATCTAATGGTCTTGGTGAAGCATAGGGAGCAAGTGATTTCCTCTCAGCTGATGACAACACCAGAATGTGTAGTGGAAGGAGCAGTTACTTTCCCAAACCTCATGGCTCTCCATCACCTTACCTCAGATTTTAACATCACTCTCGAAGTATATGCTCTCTGCACTCAGGAACCTCGCCAGATGAATATGAAGAAG GAACAGAGTCGTATGAAGCTGACTCCCTTAAAGAAGCTGCACAAACATGAGTCTCGAACAGCCTCCCCATCTGTCCAGTCTCCTGGGGGACCATTTGCTGTTCGCATGTCATCTTTTCAACTGGTTGGATTCACCCACCTAAACATTTGCACTCTTACCAGGAATGCTTGGACTCTTGAAAAG GTACCATATTCTTCACCATTAGATGGACACTTGCTGATGCATGTGAACTGTAGCTTTGAAGGAGGCATCACTGAGCGTGGCTTCCTCACTATGTTTGAGGATGTGGGTGGTTATGGAGCATGGAACAGGCGATGGTGTGTATTGAGTGGAATGCACCTACGCTTCTGGAGGTATCCTGATGATGAAACCAGGAAG GAGGCATCAGGAAAACTGGACCTCCGTTCCTGCACGACACGACATATTGAACTGGTGTCACGTGATGTCTGTGCCCGACAACACACTTTTCAACTCACCCTTCTACGACCTGCACATCCAGGAGATGCAACAAACTTAGTGCAGGAAGTGAAAGGATCTTCAGTTGTAACAAA GATGCTGTTGTCTGCAGACAGCAAGGAGGAGCGAATGGTGTGGTGCAACAAACTCAACAAGGCACTGGCTAACATACGAGCCTGGGACCCTGATGCAATGCAGCCCCAGGACTACCAAGTCTAA
- the LOC135114689 gene encoding anillin-like isoform X6 → MTDPFVQRMMARSHARRAAVAQTLGDKENVSMSDSTRTRLKHLSALHSGNSSEALSPLQPSVDNIEPPRTALAPKKPDISPDRNSRMEPEDMEMHHPVKIREKQGPSSPHKPRLTSLAKRCQEINNWDDDYSYHSSSHGSQVEAQGFTPSDSRSKLYYDFKKEQQKNATEGSPSKPFSTTRIPSPPASPSKVRSISLAELIRSNSPQKSSQVTKQESSAACLPVTQTSNTCLLPPPPPPVVVSCLPKSPVSSPSRLFARVSSPESKIKERRRDVSPSKVGEMRSRWEQHIRQASPERTDRSRSPRKIESPKKVISPVKSQQMTSTSNTEIASQHAPVNHQSPPKSPEKYNQSGFKHFTSEHKRWREVSPQKPGPVGEVVKGEAPMPQAVPLVDQPFSSSVRERAAAFDSAKKQEPQKDPAEMSVQERLAIFSKKQGGALVPKAPFGQPVPAKALQIGGGGNQEVGSRSSVAHSQPVQRPPKRMASEAASTFEHHGPVTQKNDKHISDDKKSVTNFEQQRKTFEHIEDNWQDNDISSKVRAERQQEMEVLLNRFKKPKQMPKSNFSENKHQSLNEKPRYHMESESEYLESDESIGESSTSEDSSQDNMPGPPKPPRLYRDQIPEAPPLQDATAKHTQLPPPKVRQSPKKEFVPKMKPGCIYPSLSDIESHSEAPDSQDEDVKDSSFAESVLTCTSMESLGQKIQKAANTGSRRPLSMIEESAYSQTCVNRAMSESTLEALDAIDDAIDEALDDDLSPTPPKRQCSQGNVSQNVYKTPKINDTPPSHNTEEQDVTLAHSISMYRKQKPDVTCTPVRQIIRRPDLHSPSPEPVSPSVTVSARIKELQEEVSEQQRVIAQASNAVSVVLKRPEQQGTPQHVEAEKLLLLSSQKRQSALNEIQRLKAEGALGQQSWAGEDTCMGSISISNITVPLKHEFLQRGMKGDDLYHLMVLVKHREQVISSQLMTTPECVVEGAVTFPNLMALHHLTSDFNITLEVYALCTQEPRQMNMKKEQSRMKLTPLKKLHKHESRTASPSVQSPGGPFAVRMSSFQLVGFTHLNICTLTRNAWTLEKVPYSSPLDGHLLMHVNCSFEGGITERGFLTMFEDVGGYGAWNRRWCVLSGMHLRFWRYPDDETRKEASGKLDLRSCTTRHIELVSRDVCARQHTFQLTLLRPAHPGDATNLVQEVKGSSVVTKMLLSADSKEERMVWCNKLNKALANIRAWDPDAMQPQDYQV, encoded by the exons AGGATGATGGCCCGAAGCCACGCGCGGCGGGCAGCGGTGGCCCAAACATTGGGAGACAAGGAAAATGTGTCTATGTCAGATTCTACTCGTACCAGGTTGAAGCATCTCAGTGCTCTACACTCAG GTAACTCCAGTGAGGCTCTTAGTCCACTTCAGCCATCTGTTGATAACATTGAGCCTCCTAGAACTGCCTTGGCCCCCAAAAAACCTGACATCAGTCCAGACAGGAACTCAAGAATGGAGCCAGAAGATATGGAAATGCATCACCCAGTCAAAATCAGAGAGAAGCAAggcccctcttcccctcataaGCCAAGACTGACCTCTCTGGCTAAGAGGtgtcaagaaataaataattggGATGATGACTACTCTTATCATTCATCTAGTCATGGCTCTCAGGTA GAAGCCCAAGGTTTTACCCCAAGTGACTCTCGGTCAAAACTCTACTATGATTTTAAGAAAGAGCAACAGAAAAATGCAACTGAAGGAAGTCCATCCAAGCCTTTCTCAACAACAAGgattccttcacctcctgccaGTCCTTCTAAGGTGAGAAGCATAAGTCTTGCAGAACTTATAAGAAGCAACAGTCCACAAAAATCCAGCCAAGTAACAAAGCAAGAAAGTTCAgctgcctgcttgcctgtcaCTCAAACATCTAACACTTGCTTgctgccaccgccgccacctcctGTGGTTGTGTCATGTCTGCCCAAAAGTCCAGTGTCAAGTCCTTCTCGCCTCTTTGCTCGTGTATCCAGTCCTGAATCCAAGATTAAG GAACGAAGACGAGATGTTAGCCCATCCAAAGTGGGAGAGATGAGGAGTCGCTGGGAGCAACACATTCGACAGGCTTCTCCAGAACGAACTGACCGGTCTCGTAGCCCAAGAAAAATTGAGAGCCCAAAGAAGGTTATTTCGCCTGTGAAAAGCCAACAAATGACCTCTACTAGCAACACTGAAATCGCTTCCCAGCATGCACCTGTGAACCACCAAAGTCCACCAAAGAGCCCTGAAAA gtaCAACCAGAGTGGATTTAAACATTTCACATCTGAGCACAAGCGTTGGCGAGAAGTAAGTCCACAGAAACCTGGGCCGGTTGGAGAAGTGGTGAAAGGAGAAGCTCCCATGCCCCAAGCTGTGCCTCTTGTAGACCAaccattctcttcttcagttagagagagagcTGCAGCTTTTGACAGTGCAA AAAAGCAAGAACCCCAGAAGGATCCAGCAGAGATGAGTGTGCAGGAACGTCTTGCCATCTTCAGCAAGAAGCAAGGTGGAGCTCTGGTCCCTAAGGCTCCATTTGGCCAGCCAGTTCCAGCTAAG GCTCTCcaaattggtggtggtgggaaccAAGAAGTAGGCAGTCGCTCCTCTGTGGCTCATTCCCAGCCTGTGCAAAGACCACCCAAGAGGATGGCATCAGAAGCTGCCTCTACATTTGAACACCATGGACCTGTGACCCAGAAGA ATGACAAGCACATATCTGATGATAAGAAAAGTGTCACTAACTTTGAGCAACAAAGGAAGACCTTTGAACACATCGAAGACAATTGGCAGGACAATGACATTTCCTCAAAAGTGCGAGCTGAACGGCAGCAGGAGATGGAAGTTCTGCTAAACAGGTTCAAGAAGCCAAAGCAAATGCCCAAATCAAACTTCAGTGAAAACAAACATCAGTCATTaa ATGAGAAGCCAAGATACCACATGGAGTCTGAATCAGAGTACTTGGAGAGTGATGAATCAATTGGCGAGTCATCCACCTCTGAGGACTCTTCCCAGGACAACATGCCTGGACCCCCCAAACCTCCTCGCCTCTACAGGGACCAAATCCCAGAAGCCCCACCCCTTCAGGATGCTACTGCCAAACACACCCAGTTACCCCCACCAA AAGTTCGTCAATCTCCAAAGAAAGAATTTGTACCAAAGATGAAACCTGGTTGCATCTATCCTTCATTGTCAGACATTGAGTCCCACTCTGAGGCTCCAGACAGTCAGGATGAAGATGTCAAAGATTCTAG TTTTGCAGAGAGTGTGCTAACATGTACTTCTATGGAGAGTCTGGGACAGAAAATCCAGAAAGCTGCAAACACTGGATCCAGAAGGCCACTGTCCATGATTGAAGAAAGTGCATACTCTCAGACCTGT GTAAATCGTGCCATGTCTGAAAGCACTTTGGAGGCTCTTGATGCCATTGATGATGCTATTGATGAAGCCCTGGATGACGATCTGTCACCCACACCACCAAAGAGACAGTGCTCACAGGGCAACGTG TCCCAGAATGTTTACAAGACTCCAAAGATCAATGACACGCCTCCCAGTCACAACACAGAGGAACAGGATGTTACTCTTGCCCACTCTATCTCCATGTACAGGAAGCAGAAGCCA GATGTAACCTGCACTCCAGTACGACAGATAATTCGTCGGCCAGATCTGCACTCACCTTCCCCAGAGCCTGTTAGTCCATCAGTAACTGTGAGTGCCCGCATCAaggagctgcaggaggag GTGTCAGAGCAGCAGCGTGTGATAGCTCAGGCATCTAATGCGGTGTCAGTAGTTCTTAAACGGCCTGAGCAGCAGGGCACCCCACAGCATGTTGAGGCTGAGAAGCTCCTGCTCTTGTCCAGCCAGAAAAGACAGTCAGCACTAAATGAAATCCAG agACTAAAAGCTGAAGGAGCTTTGGGTCAACAGAGTTGGGCAGGCGAAGACACCTGTATGGGATCAATCAGCATTAGCAACATAACAGTTCCACTTAAACATGAGTTTCTccaaagaggaatgaaag GTGATGACTTGTATCATCTAATGGTCTTGGTGAAGCATAGGGAGCAAGTGATTTCCTCTCAGCTGATGACAACACCAGAATGTGTAGTGGAAGGAGCAGTTACTTTCCCAAACCTCATGGCTCTCCATCACCTTACCTCAGATTTTAACATCACTCTCGAAGTATATGCTCTCTGCACTCAGGAACCTCGCCAGATGAATATGAAGAAG GAACAGAGTCGTATGAAGCTGACTCCCTTAAAGAAGCTGCACAAACATGAGTCTCGAACAGCCTCCCCATCTGTCCAGTCTCCTGGGGGACCATTTGCTGTTCGCATGTCATCTTTTCAACTGGTTGGATTCACCCACCTAAACATTTGCACTCTTACCAGGAATGCTTGGACTCTTGAAAAG GTACCATATTCTTCACCATTAGATGGACACTTGCTGATGCATGTGAACTGTAGCTTTGAAGGAGGCATCACTGAGCGTGGCTTCCTCACTATGTTTGAGGATGTGGGTGGTTATGGAGCATGGAACAGGCGATGGTGTGTATTGAGTGGAATGCACCTACGCTTCTGGAGGTATCCTGATGATGAAACCAGGAAG GAGGCATCAGGAAAACTGGACCTCCGTTCCTGCACGACACGACATATTGAACTGGTGTCACGTGATGTCTGTGCCCGACAACACACTTTTCAACTCACCCTTCTACGACCTGCACATCCAGGAGATGCAACAAACTTAGTGCAGGAAGTGAAAGGATCTTCAGTTGTAACAAA GATGCTGTTGTCTGCAGACAGCAAGGAGGAGCGAATGGTGTGGTGCAACAAACTCAACAAGGCACTGGCTAACATACGAGCCTGGGACCCTGATGCAATGCAGCCCCAGGACTACCAAGTCTAA